A single Nicotiana tabacum cultivar K326 chromosome 5, ASM71507v2, whole genome shotgun sequence DNA region contains:
- the LOC142180799 gene encoding uncharacterized protein LOC142180799 produces the protein MHHSAIGGHSGQQGTYKRLQLLFHWPNMKKEVCKWVEECDVCQRVKSENVHSPGLLQPLPIPDQSWQDISMDFMEGLPNSGCKNAVLVVIHKFTKYGHFLAIKHPFSAQEFYADRLRSERIKLQPYRQSSIDVRRNVKLCAKYYDPYKIEQKIGSVAYRLQLPPGSQIHLVFHVSQLKRRIGPTIVPAQQPPLCDMEGKVLIQPVTILQRKMIRVNNGVGVKVLVQWANLSEKEASWEDWSYIKHRFPEFVAQLRP, from the exons ATGCATCATTCTGCTATTGGTGGACACTCAGGGCAGCAAGGTACTTACAAGAGATTACAACTTCTGTTTCATTGGCCAAATATGAAAAAAGAAGTGTGTAAATGGGTGGAGGAGTGTGATGTCTGTCAACGAGTTAAATCTGAAAATGTCCACTCACCAGGCTTGCTTCAGCCACTGCCAATTCCAGACCAGTCATGGCAAGACATATCCATGGATTTCATGGAAGGATTACCCAATTCTGGGTGTAAAAATGCAGTGTTAGTGGTGATTCATAAGTTCACCAAGTATGGTCATTTCTTGGCCATTAAACACCCATTTTCAGCTCAAGAG TTCTATGCAGATAGACTAAGATCAGAAAGAATAAAGCTACAGCCTTATCGTCAATCCTCTATAGATGTGCGCAGAAATGTGAAATTATGTGCCAAATACTATGATCCATACAAGATAGAACAGAAAATAGGATCTGTAGCTTACCGATTGCAGCTTCCACCCGGGTCGCAAAtacacctagtgtttcatgtcTCACAGCTGAAACGTCGCATAGGCCCCACCATCGTTCCAGCACAACAACCTCCCCTCTGCGATATGGAAGGAAAAGTCTTGATTCAACCAGTCACCATTCTTCAGAGAAAAATGATAAGGGTCAACAATGGAGTTGGGGTAAAAGTATTGGTTCAATGGGCTAATTTGAGTGAAAAGGAAGCTTCTTGGGAAGATTGGAGCTACATCAAACACCGATTTCCAGAATTTGTGGCTCAACTACGACCTTGA